In Salmo salar chromosome ssa15, Ssal_v3.1, whole genome shotgun sequence, one genomic interval encodes:
- the LOC106572562 gene encoding 45 kDa calcium-binding protein, producing MVMYCRTAWCRHLMAVSMALFCLLHNTMDVHARPANMSALKDKNNPTSKEENEILPPDHLNGVKLEMDGHINKGFHQEVFLGKEMEEFEEDSEPRRNRKKLIEIFSKVDFNKDKSVSAKEMQRWIMEKTEEHFQEAVRENKMSFHAVDPDGDGHVTWDEYRVKFLASKGFNEKEMADKIKNSEELKVDEETQEVLESLKDRWFQADNPPADQLLNEEEFLSFLHPEHSKGMLKYMVKEIVRDLDQDGDKKLTLSEFISLPMGTVENQQAQDIDDDWVRERKKEFEEVIDRNHDGIVTMEELEEYMDPMNEYNALNEAKQMIAVADENQNHNLELEEILKYSEYFTGSKLMDYARNVHEEF from the exons ATGGTTATGTACTGCAGGACGGCTTGGTGCAGGCACCTTATGGCTGTGTCCATGGCCCTGTTCTGCCTGCTCCACAACACCATGGACGTCCATGCCCGGCCAGCTAACATGTCAGCCCTGAAGGACAAAAACAACCCCACAAGTAAAGAGGAGAATGAGATCCTTCCCCCAGACCATCTAAATGGGGTGAAGCTGGAGATGGATGGTCACATCAATAAGGGCTTCCATCAGGAGGTGTTCCTGGGTAAGGAGATGGAGGAGTTTGAGGAGGACTCTGAGCCCAGGAGGAACAGGAAGAAGCTCATTGAGATCTTCAGCAA GGTGGACTTTAATAAAGACAAGAGCGTCAGTGCCAAAGAGATGCAGCGCTGGATCATGGAGAAGACAGAAGAACACTTCCAGGAGGCTGTGAGGGAGAACAAGATGAGCTTCCATGCTGTGGACCCAGATGGAGATG GACATGTGACGTGGGATGAATACCGGGTGAAGTTTCTGGCCAGCAAAGGATTCAACGAGAAGGAAATGGCTGACAAGATAAAGAACAGTGAAGAACTGAAGGTGGACGAGGAGA CCCAGGAGGTGCTGGAGAGTCTGAAGGACCGTTGGTTTCAGGCTGATAACCCCCCAGCTGACCAGCTGCTGAACGAGGAAGAGTTTCTCTCCTTCCTGCATCCCGAGCACAGCAAAGGCATGCTCAAATACATGGTCAAGGAGATCGTTCGTGACCTCG ACCAGGATGGTGACAAGAAGCTGACTCTGTCTGAGTTCATCTCCCTGCCCATGGGCACCGTGGAGAACCAGCAGGCCCAAGACATCGACGATGACTGGGTacgagagaggaagaaggagttTGAGGAGGTCATTGACAGAAACCATGATGGCATCGTGACCATGGAGGAACTAGAG GAGTACATGGACCCTATGAACGAGTACAACGCGCTGAACGAGGCTAAGCAGATGATCGCTGTGGCCGACGAGAACCAGAACCACAACTTGGAGCTGGAGGAGATTCTCAAGTACAGCGAATACTTCACTGGCAGCAAGCTCATGGACTATGCCCGGAATGTTCACGAGGAGTTCTAA